From Callospermophilus lateralis isolate mCalLat2 chromosome Y unlocalized genomic scaffold, mCalLat2.hap1 SUPER_Y_unloc_1, whole genome shotgun sequence, the proteins below share one genomic window:
- the LOC143639907 gene encoding arylsulfatase L-like codes for MCVDPVLEHRLTSVCRGFKFLLELIWKHDRSETMQRMGYSWSCLAVALGLWLGGTPSTCRDAADSRRPNILLMMADDLGIGDLGCYGNKTLRTPNIDRLAEDGVLLTQHIAAASVCTPSRAAFLTGRYPIRSGMVSSNAFRVLQWTAASGGLPTSEITFAKILRDQGYATGLIGKWHLGLNCESSRDHCHHPQAHGFDSFLGMPFTMMADCAWWELSEKRVGLERTLGLWFQVLAVASLTLMVGRLTQLTSSWVPALGAALAAAVLLTASRFVGHLIVHADCFLMRNHTVTQQPLDFDRVTPLLLQEVSSFLQRNKHGPFLLFVSFLHVHVPLVTTKGFLGRSRHGLYGDNVEEMDWMVGHILDTLDQEGLADRTLVYFTSDHGGSLESRLGTNQYGGWNGVFKGGKGMGGWEGGIRVPGIFRWPGVLPAGRVIQEPTSLMDVFPTVVQLGGGQVPQDRVIDGRDLLPLLLGTTQHSDHEVLLHYCQRFLHAARWQQRDQDRATLWKVHFVTPIFQPEGAGACYGRVVCPCIGEGVVQHDPPLLFDLSRDPSESHVLTPDSEPRFHQVVARVRQAVEEHQRSLSTVRQQLGTLHNLWRPWLQPCCGPFPLCWCDTEDLGQ; via the exons ATGTGTGTAGACCCCGTGCTTGAGCACCGCCTCACGAGCGTTTGCCGTGGTTTTAAGTTTCTTCTGGAGCTGATATG GAAACACGACAGGAGCGAGACCATGCAGCGGATGGGATATTCATG GAGCTGTCTGGCCGTGGCCCTGGGTCTGTGGCTGGGAGGGACACCGTCCACCTGCAGGGATGCGGCTGACTCGAGGAGGCCCAACATCCTACTGATGATGGCGGATGACCTTGGCATTGGAGACCTCGGCTGCTATGGCAACAAGACCCTAAG GACTCCAAACATCGACCGGCTTGCAGAAGACGGGGTGCTCCTGACCCAGCACATCGCCGCGGCGTCCGTGTGCACCCCGAGCAGGGCTGCTTTCCTGACCGGCAGATACCCCATTCGCTCAG GCATGGTTTCCAGCAATGCTTTCCGTGTTCTCCAGTGGACAGCAGCATCCGGGGGCCTGCCCACCAGTGAGATAACTTTTGCAAAAATATTGAGAGACCAAGGCTACGCCACTGGACTAATAG gaaaatGGCACCTGGGACTGAACTGTGAGTCTTCCCGCGATCACTGCCACCACCCGCAGGCCCACGGGTTCGACAGCTTCCTTGGAATGCCCTTCACCATGATGGCCGACTGCGCTTGGTGGGAGCTGTCGGAGAAGCGTGTGGGCCTGGAGCGCACCCTGGGCCTCTGGTTCCAGGTCCTGGCCGTGGCCTCGCTCACACTCATGGTGGGTCGCCTCACCCAGCTGACCAGCTCCTGGGTGCCCGCCCTCGGGGCCGCCTTGGCTGCTGCTGTCCTCCTCACAGCCTCGCGCTTCGTGGGCCACCTGATCGTCCACGCAGACTGCTTCCTGATGAGGAACCACACGGTCACCCAGCAGCCCCTGGACTTTGACAGGGTCACGCCCCTCCTGCTGCAGGAAGTCTCCTCCTTCCTGCAAAG GAATAAGCACGGGCCTTTCCTCCTCTTCGTCTCCTTTCTGCACGTCCATGTCCCTCTGGTCACCACCAAAGGCTTCCTAGGGAGGAGTCGTCACGGGTTATACGGGGACAACGTGGAGGAGATGGATTGGATGGTGG gacacatccttgacacCTTAGACCAGGAAGGTCTGGCCGACCGGACCCTCGTCTACTTCACCTCGGACCACGGGGGATCCTTGGAGTCTCGCCTGGGAACCAACCAATATGGAGGCTGGAATGGAGTCTTCAAGG GAGGCAAAGGCATGGGCGGCTGGGAAGGGGGCATCCGTGTCCCCGGGATCTTCCGGTGGCCCGGGGTGCTACCTGCCGGTCGAGTGATCCAGGAGCCCACCAGTCTGATGGACGTGTTCCCCACCGTGGTCCAGCTGGGCGGCGGCCAGGTGCCCCAGGACAG AGTGATTGATGGCCGGGACCTGCTGCCCTTGCTCCTGGGGACCACTCAGCACTCGGACCATGAGGTCCTGCTGCATTACTGCCAGAGGTTTCTGCACGCAGCCCGGTGGCAACAACGGGACCAGGACC GAGCAACCCTGTGGAAAGTGCACTTTGTGACGCCGATCTTCCAGCCAGAGGGTGCTGGAGCCTGCTACGGGAGAGTGGTCTGCCCCTGCATTGGGGAAGGAGTGGTCCAGCACGACCCGCCTTTGCTCTTTGACCTCTCCAGAGATCCCTCTGAGTCTCATGTCCTCACGCCCGACTCTGAGCCCCGGTTCCACCAAGTGGTGGCCAGAGTCCGGCAGGCCGTGGAGGAGCATCAGCGGTCGCTGAGCACTGTTCGCCAGCAGCTGGGCACCCTGCACAACCTGTGGAGGCCGTGGCTGCAGCCCTGCTGTGGCCCCTTCCCCCTGTGCTGGTGCGACACAGAGGACCTAGGGCAGTGA